The DNA segment GGGCGTCTGGGGCGCGCCGGAGGCAGACCCCTTGAGCCGGTATTCCCCACCGGGGTGCCACTCCGCCCCGTGACTGGCCGCCTGCATCCACCCTCCCGAGCCTGGGCCCACGGCGCTCAGGTAACACCGGTGCGCGCGAAGCGGGAGGGGCCCGGCGCTCACAGGGAGGCGCGCTGCCGCATCTTCACGTAGAACGAGGGCGCGAGCAGGAAGGCGAACGTCGCATCGCCGAAGCCCAGCAGGTCGCCGTCTCGCACGTGCAGCTCACCGCCCGGCTCCAGCTGCTTCGCGTTGATGAAGGTGCCGTTGCTGGAGCGCAGGTCCACCAGCGTGCAGCCCGCGGCGGGGCCGTGCCAGCACAGCTGCGCGTGGCGCTTGGAGACGGAGGGCTCGTTCACCACCAGGTCACAGTCCGGCTGGCGGCCCACGGTGAGCACGTCCTGGCCCTCCACGGGCGGCAGCGTGGCCACGGTGAGCGCGTCGAAGTGGAGCCAGAGGGCCACCTGCTGCCGCTCCAGGCTGGGGATGTCGCGAGCCATCGTCGTGCGCGCGGCGCCCATCTTCAGCGCCAGCTGCGCCATCACCGGGCTGGGCGGCTTCTGCACCAGCACGAAGGGCCCCACCTGGCGGCAGAAGAACGACTCGGTCAGCTGCCTGCTCAGCGCTCGCAGCTCCTGGACGGTCATCATGATGGAAGGCTCCCCCGTGTCATTCCCGCGCGGCGTGCTCGTCGCGAGCCTGCACGATATGCCGGTAGGGCACCACGCGCACCAGCTCCGCGAGCGTCGTCGTCCTCGCCGCGACCTTGTCCACCGCGTCCTCCACCAGCGTCCGCAGGCCGTGCTGGCGCGCGTGGCGGCGCAGCTCCACGGCGGGCGCGCCCCGGCCGATGAGGTCCTGCAGGTCCGGGTCCACCACCAGCAGCTCGAAGATGCCGGAGCGGCCCCGGTAGCCGGTGTGCTGGCACGCCTCGCAGCCCCGCCCCGCGTAGGGCTGCACGCCCTTCAGCAGCCCGCCGAGCAGCGCCTCCTGCTCCTCGGTGGGGCGGACGGGCTCCTGGCACTTCTCGCAGATGCGGCGCACCAGTCGCTGGGCCAGCACCGCCAGCAGTGAGTCGCTGATGTCCACGTCATCCAGCTTCAGCCCGCGCATGCGGGCCACCGCGCCCACGGCGTCGGCGGTGTGCAGGGTGCCCAGCACCACGTGGCCCGTGGCGGCGGCCATGAGGGCCGTGCTGCCCGTCTCCAGGTCGCGAATCTCGCCGACCAGCATGACGTTGGGGTCCTGCCGCAGCATGGCCCGCAGCAGCGTCGCGTGCGGCATCTGCGCCGTCACCTGCTTCTGGTTCACCTTGGGGACGTAGTACTCGATGGGGTCCTCGGCGGTGATGATCTTCCGCCGGCCGTCATTGAGCCGGGCCAGCGCCGAGTACAGCGTCGTCGTCTTGCCGCTGCCCGTGGGCCCGGTGACGAGCACCAGCCCCTCCGGGTTGGACAGGAGCCGGAGGAAGAGCGTCTGCATGTCCGGCGACATGCCCAGCCGCTCCACCGGCACCAGGCCCACGTCGGCGTCGAGGATGCGGATGACCACGTCCTCGCCCACGGGGCTCGGCACCACGCTGACGCGGAAGTCCACCAGCTTGCGGCCGCTCGCGCCCTCCACGAGCGCCCGGAGCCGGCCGTCCTGCGGGCGGCGGCGCTCGGTGATGTCCAGCCCGGCCAGCAACTTGATGCGGCTGACCACCTCCGGCAGCGAGCGCGGGTCGATGTCCGTGTACGACTGGTGGAGGATGCCGTCGACGCGGTAGCGCAGGTCGACGTCGTCGAAGTAGCCCTCCAGGTG comes from the Pyxidicoccus xibeiensis genome and includes:
- a CDS encoding GspE/PulE family protein; its protein translation is MSDVPPFSELSQFTLDRPSLRLLPESFCRRNQVVVLGKVDPTATDAPVTVGMVQPDNRAVLELITEFLRRPLVPIRLNHYEVESALELGFGAGPRVTADLTLKTRVPLSQAPSAVELVDHVLSTAVELKASDIHLEGYFDDVDLRYRVDGILHQSYTDIDPRSLPEVVSRIKLLAGLDITERRRPQDGRLRALVEGASGRKLVDFRVSVVPSPVGEDVVIRILDADVGLVPVERLGMSPDMQTLFLRLLSNPEGLVLVTGPTGSGKTTTLYSALARLNDGRRKIITAEDPIEYYVPKVNQKQVTAQMPHATLLRAMLRQDPNVMLVGEIRDLETGSTALMAAATGHVVLGTLHTADAVGAVARMRGLKLDDVDISDSLLAVLAQRLVRRICEKCQEPVRPTEEQEALLGGLLKGVQPYAGRGCEACQHTGYRGRSGIFELLVVDPDLQDLIGRGAPAVELRRHARQHGLRTLVEDAVDKVAARTTTLAELVRVVPYRHIVQARDEHAARE
- a CDS encoding FHA domain-containing protein yields the protein MMTVQELRALSRQLTESFFCRQVGPFVLVQKPPSPVMAQLALKMGAARTTMARDIPSLERQQVALWLHFDALTVATLPPVEGQDVLTVGRQPDCDLVVNEPSVSKRHAQLCWHGPAAGCTLVDLRSSNGTFINAKQLEPGGELHVRDGDLLGFGDATFAFLLAPSFYVKMRQRASL